The DNA sequence CCGGTACCACTGCGCGATTCGGGATACCTCGGCAGACCCGGTGGCGCGCAGAAAGCGGTTGGCCTGCACCAGGGCCCACAGTGGAGCGATGGGCATCGACACATCCGCGTGCTCGCGCAGCTTGCGCAGACCGATATGCGGGAATCCGCGCATCGCATTGCTGATCGCGATCTCCAACAGTTTGTCCGGTGAGATCGAATTGGGCATGCCGAAGCCTTCGCCCATATCCGCGGCAAGGGCCGAGTCGGTGCCGCGCAGCGGGACCTCCTTGAGGAACAGTGCGACGACGAATCCGATGACGGCAACCGGTGTGGCACAAAGGAACACAAGGTCCAATGAGTCGGCGTAGGCGTTGATGACGGGTATCGCGGCGTCATGCGGCAGTGCGTGCAGTGCCTGTGGTGACTGAGTGGCCTCGGGTGGCACCTTCACCGAGCTGATTTCCCGCGTAAGGAAATTGGAGAACAGCGACCCGAATATCGCTGCGCCGAAGGAACTGCCGATGGTGCGGAAGAACGTCACGCCGGACGTCGCGACGCCCAGATCGTCGAATCGGGCCGTGTTCTGGACGATCAGGGTGAGTACCTGCATCGAGGCGCCGATGCCTACGCCCAGGATGAGCAGGTATAGCGACTGCAGGATGAACGGTGTCGAATTGTCCATCCTGGACAGCAACACCAGCGCGATGGCCATGGTGGCGGTGCCGGCGACGGGATAGCGTTTGTACTTGCCGGTGCGCCCCACCAGGATGCCGGTTCCGGTGGAGGTGATGAGCATGCCCGCCACCATGGGCAAGGTGCGCAGGCCGGAGACGGTGGCCGAGACACCGTTGACGAACTGCATGAACGTCGGCAGGTAGGTCATCACCCCGAGCATGGCGAAGCCGACGACGAAGCTCAGCACGCAGCAGATCGTGAAGACCGGGTCGCGGAACAGCCGTGGAGGCAGAATCGGTTCGGACACGCGGGATTCCACCCAGACGAACAGGGCTATGGCTGCGGCCGAGCCGACAAACAACCCGATAATCGTCGGAGACGACCAGGGGTAGGTGGTGCCGCCCCAGCTGGTCGCCAGCGTCAGTGCCGAGGCGCCCAGCCCGATGAGCACAATGCCCCGGTAGTCGATGACGGGGCGTGTGGCCTTGGCCAGTGCCGGGATGGCTCCGGCCGCGACCACGATCACCACGACCGAGATGGGCAGATTGATGTAGAACGCCCAGCGCCAGCCCAGATGATCGGTGAACAGACCGCCCAACAGCGGGCCGATCACGGTCGTCACCCCGAAGACCGCGCCCAGCATGCCCTGATAGCGGCCGCGCTCACGCATGGGGATGATCTCGCCGATGAGGGCAGTCGCCGTCACCATGAGGCCACCGGAGCCGAGACCCTGGATCGCGCGTGCACCGACCAACATGGCCATGGATCCGGCCATACCGCAGAGCAGCGATCCGGCCGCGAAGATGACGATGCAGCTCATGAAGACTGCACGCCGTCCGAAGAGGTCACCGAACTTACCCATGACGGCCGTGGCCACGGTGGAGGCCAGTAGGTAGCTGGTGACCACCCACGACTGGTGCCCGGCATCTCCGAGATCGGCGACGACGGTGGGCAGGGCGGTGGCGACAATGGTGCCGTCCAGCGCGGCCAGCAGCATCCCCAGCAGGACCGCGACGAAAATGAGGTTGCGGCGCTGCACGCTGATCATGGAGCTCGCGGCTTCCTGATCGACGGTTTCGGACTCAGGAGACTGCTGCAGGGATTCGGCTGACATAACTTACCCATGCTAAAGGTATGTGGGCTCGAGCATCGTGAACTTACGTTGCCCGCTGAGACGTAGACAGGAAGCCAGATGACAAGCGAACGCCTTCCCAGGGATCAGTTTCCCGGTTACCTGGGCATCGAGTCCGTGTCGTTTCAGGACGGTCGGGTTACCGCCGAGCTTCCGCTCCGCGGGGAGCTGTTCGCACCGAACGGGTTCGTTCACGCCGCGGCCGTGGTGGGACTCGCTGACACCTTGTGCGGATATGGATGCCTGGCGTCCTACCGGAGGGGGCGACGGGATTTACCACCATCGAGCTGAAGACAAACTTCCTTGGCAGCGCTCGGGACGGAAAGCTCACCGGAACCGCTGTCCCGGTTCATCGCGGCCGATCCACCCAGCTGTGGGACGCAACGGTGACGTCCGATGACGGGCGCACTTTGGCCGTCTTCAGGTGCACCCAGCTGGTGCTGTGGCCGCGGGGCTGACAGCCACCGGCCAGACTCCTGACCTGGGTGTAACGTACGTCACAGGGCTCGGATGTTAGACCGACAGGAGCAGGCAATGAAGCACGCAGCACCCGGAACCGAGGGCAGCGCAGTAACTTTCGCGCCCCGGTATGACAACTTCATCGGCGGGGAGTGGGTGGCCCCATCCGATGGGCGCTACTTCGACAATTCCTCGCCGATCGACGGCAAGGTGTTCACCCAGGTTGCCCGCAGCACCGCGCCCGATATCGAGAAGGCCCTGGATGCCGCCCATGCCGCGGCTGAAGCCTGGGGCAAGACCTCACCGGCCGATCGGTCGAACACCCTGCTGCGGGTCGCCGACCGGATGGAACAGAACATCGAGAAGCTGGCGGTCGCCGAGACCTGGGACAACGGCAAGCCAATACGTGAAAGCCTCAACGCCGATATCCCGCTGGCCATCGATCACTTCCGGTACTTCGCCGGGGTGCTGCGCGCCCAGGAGGGATCGATCTCCGAGATCGACCATGACACCGTCGCCTATCACTTCCACGAGCCACTCGGTGTGGTCGGCCAGATCATCCCGTGGAATTTCCCGCTGCTGATGGCGATCTGGAAGCTGGCACCGGCGCTAGCGGCGGGCAACTGCGTCGTGCTCAAGCCCGCCGAGCAGACGCCCGTCTCGATCCTGGTGTTGATGGAGTTGATCGCAGACCTGCTCCCGCCGGGGATCGTCAACGTGGTCAATGGATTTGGTGTCGAGGCCGGTAAGCCGCTGGCGTCGAGTCCGCGCATCGCCAAGATCGCGTTCACCGGCGAGACCACCACCGGGCGCCTCATCATGCAGTACGCGACCGAGAACATCATTCCCGTCACTCTGGAGCTGGGTGGAAAGAGCCCCAACATCTTCATGCCCGACGTGATGGCCGCTGACGATGCCTTCCTGGACAAGGCACTCGAAGGCTTCACCATGTTCGCGCTCAATCAGGGCGAGGTGTGCACATGTCCCTCGAGGGCGCTGGTGCATTCCTCCATCTACGACGAATTCATCGCGCGTGCGATCACCCGTGTGGAGGCCATCGTGGGCGGCGATCCGCTCGACGAAGACACCATGATCGGTGCTCAGGCTAGTAATGACCAGTACGAAAAGATCTTGTCTTACATCGATATCGGACGACAAGAGGGCGCTCAGGTGCTCACCGGTGGCGACGCCCGGAAGGTCTCGGAGTACCCGGACGGTGCCTACATTCAGCCGACCGTGTTCGCCGGTACCAACAGCATGCGCATCTTCCAGGAGGAGATTTTCGGCCCGGTGCTGTCTGTGGCGAAGTTTGACTCGCTGGACGAGGCGCTGAAGATTGCCAACGACACGCTGTACGGCCTGGGTGCCGGGGTGTGGTCGCGCGATATGACCAACGCCTACCGGCTGGGGCGCGGTATCAAGGCGGGGCGGGTGTGGACAAACTGCTACCACCAGTACCCGGCGCACGCCGCGTTCGGCGGCTACAAGAAATCCGGTATCGGGCGTGAGAACCACAAGATGATGCTCGATCACTACCAGCAGACCAAGAACCTTTTGGTGAGCTACTCGCCCGACGCCGCAGGGTTCTTCTGATGGGCGGTTACGCGAAGGAAGTCCAGCCCTGATCAACCGCGTCGAGCTCACTCCGGCGGCGGCCGAGCTGTTGGCTTCGCTGGTGAACACGCACGGACCTGTGATGTTTCACCAGTCCGGTGGCTGCTGTGACGGCAGTGCGCCGATGTGTTACTTGCGCGGGGAATTTCGTGTGGGTGCGTCGGATGTGCTGCTCGGCGAGGTTAGCGGAGATACCCCGTTCTGGATGAGCGCCGACCAGTTCGAGTACTGGTCGCATACACATCTGACGGTGGATGTGGTACCCGGGCGCGGGTCAGGATTTTCGCTGGAGGCGCCCGAAGGGGTACGGTTTCTCATCCGCTCACGGCTGTTTACCGATGACGAAATGCTCGCGTTGGCGAATCAGCCGGTCAGGACCGGCGCCGACGGTTGAGGCGCCGCCGAGTCCTTCGTGTTGTCGGTTGCCCGCAGAGGTAGTAGTTTGCCCTTGTCGGAGACAGTTCTGGTCGGGTCGGTCGTAGGGGAGTGTCATCCAGTGTATGTAGCTATTCGAACTGCTGCGGTTGCTGCGGTGTGCAGTCTGTGTGTCGGGACAGGCGTGGACGCGCGCACCGTGCGGCCGGTCCCTTCCCTAACGGCTACGGCCACAACACGTTCCGTGACGAATCGGGCAGTTTCTCTTACATCGTTCTCTGATCTGCTGGCGGTGGCTGCTCCGCAGAATGATGCTGGGGCGCAATCAAATCCGGCGGCCACCGGGGTACCGAGTGGCAGCGATCTTATTGGGACAGTCGCCAAACTCCTCACGGCATCACAAGCCGCGTCGACCGGTTCGGCTCCGGGGATCACCGCGGCCGCCGTCGACCCGCCGGTAGAGCAGCCGGTAGATCCGCCCGTCGAGCAGCCCACAGATCCGCCCGCGGCCGACGAGCCGGCGCCGCCGACCAACTTCCCAGGGACGCATTGGCCTGCGTTTGGCACCCCGTCCTACTTTGCGCAGTTGGCCTTTGCGGTGTTCCACGTTGTGGCCTTGCCAATCACGGTGCCTGTGCAGTTCTTCCTGGGCAGCGCCGAGGGTGTGCCGACGGTGATAGCCGCGGCGCTCAACGACTTGTCGGGCCTGCTGGGCCAGATACCAGGGTTCTCACCACAGCAACCGGCGGCGGCGCAAGCACAGCAGAAGGTCGCAGAGGCCTCCTCGCTGTTGCCGAAGGCGGCGGCCGAAGCGCCCGCCGCTGAGGAGCCGGCTCCGGAACCGGAGCCCTTGCCGACCAACTTCCCGGGCCCGCGCCCGGCGTTCGGCACGCCGTCTTACTTTGCGCAGCTGGCGTTCGCGGTACTGCATGTGCTGGCGCTGCCGATCACGGTGCCGGTACAGGCGATCATCGGTACGACCGAGGGTGTGCCGTCGGTCATTGCCGCGGCGCTCAATGACTTGTCGAGCCTGCTGGGACAGGTGCCGAAGATATCGCTACCTGGGACCGACCCCGGGACCACACCGGAGACATCCTCGAAGCAGGTCGATCAGGCTGTCACCAAGCCGGAAACCGCGTCCGAGAAGTCAGAGACCACCAAGCGCGACGTCGATGCGAAAACTCCCAATACCGAGCACACGGAGCACGTGGCCAAGCCTGGCGATACGCCCGCAGAGGCGCCCAAAACCGAGCATGAGGCCAAGCCCGCTGATACTCCGGTGGACGCGACGAAGGCAGATCCGACGAAGGCTGTTGAGCCCAAGGTTGATCCGACGAAGGTCGTCGACCCCACGAAGGCTGTCGAGCCGACGAAGGTCGTTGAGCCCAAGGTTGACCCGACAAAGGCTGTCGACCCGACGAAGGTCGTTGAGCCCAAGGCCGATCCGGCGGCGGCAGCATCAACGAAGCCCGAGCCTGCCAAGCCCGTTGCGGTCAAGCCGGAGACCAAGCCCGAACCGGTCAAGGCGGAGACCAAGCCGGAACCGGCCAAGCCTGAAACCGCCAGCCCGGTGAAGGTCGTCCGCGACAGCCTGAAGTCGACACCCGGTGAAACGGGCACCACTGGCGGCACCAAGACGACCGAGGGGTCCAAGGGCGCCGAGACAGACAGCAAGGCGCCCGCTGCGTCTACGGTGACCAAGGTTCGCGAAGGATCGACATCCTCCGCGGGCGCCGCGACCGATAAGCCTGCTGAGAAGCCATCGACAGAAAAGTCGTCGACGGAGAAGTCGTCGACCGGTAAGGGCGCATCGTCATCGGAAGGGAATTCGCATTCCTCCGAAGGAAAGACGCACACCTCCGAGGGAAAGTCACACTCCGGGTCTACTGACTGACGATGATCGTCAGCGCGTTGCCGTCGCGTTCGATATGAAGTCCCGCACGACGGGCGACGGTGGCCACGGCGGCGGCATCACTGGGTTCGGCTCTGCTTCCGGCGAGGATGCGCGCCAGCTTTCCCTTGTGTGCCTTGTTGAAATGGGTGATGACCGTGCGGCGCCCATCAGGATGCTCGGTGAGGCAATCAACAGTCACCGCGTGCGGTAGTCGCCCCAAACCGGCATATGAACCCGAACGTAGATCGACGATCAGTTCGTTCGCGGCCAGCTCGGCCAACACGGGTTCCAGAACGGGCTTCCAGCGTGCGGACAATGACGGCTTACCGGGCAGTTTGGACGAGGCAGACAGCCGGTAGGCGGGGACCGGATCATCGGCACGGAGCAGTCCGAACAGTGCCGAGCCGACAGCGAGTCGCTCGCGTGCACGAGTCGCGGAGGCGCCGCGCAGCGATGTGACGTTCAGGGCGTCGTACAGCACGCCGGTGTACCGGTGCAGTGCAGGCATGGTGGGGGAGGAGCGCAGCTCGGCATTGCGTTGGATCTCGGCGTCTTGTGATGCCGAGATGCCTAGCGCCTTCCGGCATGCCTGAGGGTTGGCGGCGAGGTCGACGAGCTCGTCGACGAGTACCTCGCGTAGTGGATTCAGTGACGGTGTCGCCAGTTCATCCAGGCGCAGAGGAGTGTGATCTCCGCCTTCACGTTTGGTTTCCGAGGGCGGCAGCAACACGATCACGCCACAGACCGTAGCGAACTGGCCGCCCTCTGCGGTGGACAGGGTCGGCACCTGCGATGAGTTTTCCCGGCCCCGGTGGTCGATACCTGTGAATGCCCCATCCAGTTCAAGGAGACCCCATGCCCACTCGTGAAGAAACTCCACTCGGCGCCCCCGCGTGGATCGACCTTGCCTCATCGGACCTTGAGAAGTCGAAGGCGTTCTATGGCGCGCTGTTCGGCTGGACGCTCCAGGAGGCCGGCCCCGAGTACGGCGGCTACGTCAACGCTCATAAGGATGGCAAGGCCGTCGCGGGAATGATCGCCAAAAACCCGGAGTGGAATGCCCCCGACGGGTGGACGACCTACTTCGCCACCGACGACATCAACGCCACGCTGCAGAAAGTGGCCGACAACGGTGGCGGAAATTGCATGCAGGCCATGGAAGTTCCGCAGCTCGGATACATGGGGATATTCGGCGATCCCTCCGGTGCCGTGGTGGGTCTGTGGCAGCCGCTGGCTCACAAGGGGTTCCAGCTGGTCGCCGAGGCGGGCGCGCCAGTGTGGCATGAACTGAACACCCGTGAATATGACAAGGCGGTCGATTTCTACACCAAGGTACTCGGGTGGAATACCAAGGTAGAGGGCGATTCCGATGAGTTCCGGTATGCGTGCGCCCAGCATGATGGGGAGCCGATTGCCGGCGTCAACGACGCGACAGTCGGCCAGTGGACGCTCCCCGAGGGTGCGCCGGCGCATTGGGCCGTGTATTTCGGCACCGACGACACCGACGCCAGTGCGGCCAAGGTGACCGAGCTCGGTGGTGTGGTGCTCACAGCCGCACAGGACACCCCTTACGGCCGGATGGCGCTGGTTCAGGACACCACCGGCGGTACCTTTTGGTTGTGCTCCGTCGATTCCTGATTGCGGCCGCGGTGAGCCCCGTTATCGTCCTCGCGACGATTACGGGGCTCTCCTTTTGGTGAACGCGCACACCCTTTCAGCTAGCGGGAACCCTTGTCGCGCAATGTGCCACCGATGAAAAGGTTTGTCACCGTGTCACAGCTACGTGCCGCACCGCGTCGTTAGATGTCCTCGAAGGTGGGGATGCCCCACTCCTCGTGTCCGCCTCCGTGCAGCAAGGTGGCGCGGGTCACCGACCGCGTGCCGAACTTATCGCGCAGTTCATCAAGGGTGCTGTCGAGCGCCAGCGCCTTCTCCGTCAAACCCATGAACGGAAGCTCCAATTGTGCTGCGCCGCATGGGTCGAAGTTGGACACTGAGAATCCGATCAAGGTGATACCTCGTTCAGCGACGAGTGCAGTGGCCTCGGCGACGAGCTGTCGTGCCACCGACAGCAGGTGCTCGGTAGATGTCGTGGGCCGCGACACGGTGCGTGAACGCGTCGCGCGTGTGTAATCGTCGAACCGCAGCCGCAGTACCACCGTTCGGCAGCTTCGTCCGGTGCCACGCATCCGGCGGGCGATCCGTTCGACGAGTTGCGTCGCGATGGCGTCGATCTCATCGGTGCTGCGGCGCCGCCTCCCGAGCGCGCACTGCGCGCCGATCGAGCGCCGCCGTCGTCCACCCTGTACTCGCCGCGGGTCGACATTATGTGCCAGGCAATGCAATTGGTGGCCCATGGCCCGACCGACCATGGATGCCAGAGTGGACTCGCCAAGATCGGCGATATCCGCGACCGTATGGATGCCGTACACGCGCAGCTTCTCGGCGGTGATCGCGCCGACGCCCCACAGTGCCTGCACCGGCAAGGGGCGCAGGAAGGACAGCTCCTCGTGGGGCTCCACCACCAAAAGCCCATCTGGTTTGCCCTGGCGGCTGGCGACCTTGGCCAGGAACTTGGTGCGGGCGATCCCGACGGTGATCGGCAGACCTGCCCGCCGGCCTACCTCCGCGCGCAGTGTCGCCGCAATATCGCGTGGTGTGCCCGAAATACGCAGTAAGCCAGAGACATCCAGAAACGCCTCGTCGATGGACAACGGCTCGACCAGGGGAGTGGTGTCTCGGAAGACCTCGAAGACCTTCTTGCTTGCCGCGCTGTACGCGTCGAAACGGGGTGGGACCACCACGGCTCTCGGGCACAGTTGCTGCGCTTGCCGACCTCCCATCGCGGTGCGGACCCCGCATCGCTTCGCTTCGTAGCTGGCGGCCAACACGACACCGCCTCCAACGATCACCGGGCGGCCGCGCAACGCTGGATCATCACGTTGCTCGACGGAGGCGTAAAACGAGTCCAGATCCGCGTGCAGGATGCTTGCGGTTCCGGTCATGAACAGATGCTCGCACCGGGGTCCGACAGTCACAGCGGGTTGATGTGCCCAACCGCTGGTTGATTCGGAGAATCGCGGGGCAATCCTTGGTGGCGCCCGGGAGATATTTGACTTACGGCTAGGAAAACTATCGAGTTCGTGGTCGGCGGCATGGTGCAGTGTGCCCTACGTTTATGGCAAGTTCCTCAGGTTACTTCCAGCCTATTCACAAACTTTGCCCAGAAGGGGTGGTTTACGTGCGTATACGACTTCGTGCGACGGCGGCCGCGACGGTTTGCAGTATTTGCATCGCCGCGTCGGCTTCCGCGCTCACGATCCAAACTCCTAGCGCCAGTCCGGAACAACATCGGACAGTGTCGACACAGGCTTATGTCCTGACGTCGAACGACGGCACGCTCTCGCCCGCCAGCATCGGCTCGCTGGCGACCTTGCCGGGTGTTCAGGGTTCCGCCGCGACGCCTTTGGCTGCGGCTGCTGCGCCGGCGCCGAGTTTGTTCACGGCGATTCAGCCGGTGTTTACGGTGTTGGGCGGGGCGTTGACGCTGCCGTTCAACATTCCGTTCTGGTTTGTGACGGGGCAGCTGAACGCGGCCGCGAACCAGACCACGATCAACAACTTTGTGACGGCCATTGGTCAGTTGCCGGGTGTTCCGGCTGCGGTGTTGTCGTACTTGGCGGGTATCCCGTCGCAGACGCTGCCGACGATCCCGTCGATTCCGGGGTTGACGTCGGCGGCGGCTTCGCCGACGGTGAAGACTGCGGCGCTGTCCACTCCGACGGCTGCGGCTGCTGCGCCGGCGCCGAGTTTGTTCACGGCGATTCAGCCGGTGTTTACGGTGTTGGGTGGGGCGTTGACGCTGCCGTTCAACATTCCGTTCTGGTTTGTGACGGGGCAGCTGAACGCGGCCGCGAATCAGAAGGTGATCACTGATTTTGTGACGGCTCTTGGTCAGTTGCCGGGTGTTCCGGCTGCGGTGTTGTCGTACTTGGCGGGTATCCCGTCGCAGACGCTGCCGACGATCCCGTCGATTCCGGGGTTGACGTCGGCGGCGGCTTCGCCGACGGTGAAGACTGCGGCGCTGTCCACTCCGACGGCTGCGGCTGCTGCGCCGGCGCCGAGTTTGTTCACGGCGATTCAGCCGGTGTTTACGGTGTTGGGTGGGGCGTTGACGCTGCCGTTCAACGTTCCCTTCTGGTACGCGACGGGGCAGTTGAATACGGCCGCGAATCAGAAGGTGATCACTGATTTTGTGACGGCTCTTGGTCAGTTGCCGGGTGTTCCGGCCGCGGTGTTGTCGTATCTGCAAGGGATTACGAAGCAGACGCCGCCGACCATTCCGACCATTCCGGGCATCACCTCCTTGGTCACGCCCTCGTCGAAGCTGATCACCAACGCTGCGGCCGTTCAATCCGATGCCACCAAGCCGGAAGTTGCCAAGTCGGAAGTCGCCAAGCCCGCGACCCTCGAGGACGCGACGAAGCCTGCCACCTCGGCGGAGCCGGTGAAGGTGACGACTCCGGCTGAGCCTGCCAAGCCCGCGACCCCGGCCGAAGCGGCCACTTCCGCCGAGCCAGTCAAGGCGACGACTCCTGCCGAGCCGGTCAAGGTGACGACTCCGGCAGAGCCGGCCAAGCCCGCCACCTCGGTGGAGCCGGTGAAGGTGACGACTCCGGCTGAGCCTGCCAAGCCCGTGGAAGCGGTCACCCCCGCCGAGGCCGTCAAGCCGGCGACCCCGGCAGAGCCCGCCAAGCCCGCGACGCCTGCTGATGCCGTCAAGCCTGCGGAGCCGAAGGTCAACGTTCCGAAGGTCAAACTGCCCACCCCGGCCACCAAGGTCGGAGAGGTCAGCGGCGGGGTTGCGCCGAAGACCGAAGACTCGGCCAAGGCAGACAAGAGCGAGAAGGCCGATTCCAAGGACACCAAGTCCGACAAGGGGTCGGCACCGAAGAAGTCCGAAAATGACTCTTCAGCTGCGAAGAAGCCCGAGAGCGCCGCATCGAGCACCGGTAAGTCGGAGTCCGCTTCGAGCTCCTCATCGAGCGACTCACACTCGAGCGCCTCGAACGGTTCCTCGCACAGCGACTCGCACAAGGCGTCGTCGGACTAGTCCCCGGTAGCAAGCTCAAAGGTCCCCGCGCCCGACACGGCGCGGGGACCTGCTTGTAAGCGGCACTGACATAAGTCAACATCATTGACATGGATATCGACGGAACCGCGACCCTGGGGTACTTGCTGACCCGCACCGCGACATCACTGCGCGGCAAGGTGGCGGCCCGGTTGGAGCCCATGGGCCTCAGCCTGCCCGAGTACATCTGCATGCACATTCTGCGGAGCTACCCCGGCATGTCCAATTCCGAACTGGCTCGGCAGGCGATGGTCACCCGGCAGGCCATGAATGCGGTGTTGCACCGGCTGGAGCAGGAGGGCCTCATCAGCCGTCCGGAGAACGCAGACCACGGGCGGTCGCTGCCGGCCCGCCTGACCCGGCGCGGCACCACTCAACTGGAGAAGGCTGTGGAGGCGGTAACCGCCGGCGAGAACGAGGTTATGGAGAAACTGACCGCTGACGAGCGCCGCGCGTTGAAGGCCATGCTGGCCAAATGCGTTCCGAGTCAACTGCCGTGAGACGCGCCGGGTGGGTGATCGCGTTTACCGGTCTGGTGATCGGGTTCAGTGTCTGGCTCCCCTGGTTGCGAACGTCGGCCAGTGGCGGGGGCAGGGCCAACGCCATCGGCGGTGCCACCGGATCGGTGGTGCTCGCACCGGGTTTCGGTGCGGGCCAGATGATCTTGCTGGTTTCGGCGCTTCTCGTAGTGGCCGGATGCATGGTGGGCCAGCACATTCTGCATCGCATCGCCCCGATCGCCGCAGGTGTACTGGCGCTGACGCTCTTGGGGCTGGAATTGCTGTACTACCGCATCAACATCAAGGCCCCGATTGTGACGGGCTATGGGTTCTGGGTTGCGATCGTGGCCTCGGCTATCGCGGTCGCGCTGGCCATCGTTGCCCTGCTGTCACGACCCCAGGCCGGCGAGCAACAGTGGCACGATTGAGCCGTACATCCCGTACTTGACGGTGCCAAGCGTGTCCCGGTTCTTTCCTACCAGCGATGACACGAAACTCGTTGCGGTAGAGAGCACCTGGTCCTCGGCAACGGCCGCGTCGACGATCTGGTAGTTCAGGGATTCGGATCCGCCGAGACGCCGGCCGCTGGGCATGGTGGCCGATGCCGCCTGGGGCGTCATCTTCCCCTGACACAGCGCAGACATGCCGGGGGTGAACGGCATGCCGAGATCGACCTCGGGAAGACAGAAGAAGCCGCGATCGGTACGCATCACCCGGTAATCGCATGCCAGCGCGACCATGGCTCCGGCGCCGAAGGCGTGACCGTTCACGGCGGCGACGGTGGGTGTGGGGAACACCAGGAAGCGCGCCAGGATCTTCTGAACCTCGGTGATGTACCAGCTGAGTTTGTCGGGGTTGGCGCCCAGGAAGTCGACGTCCAGCCCGTTGGAGAAGAACTTGCCACTGCCGGTGACCACCAGCGCGGACGGGGTGTCGTCGGCGAGCACCTCGTCGAGCAGTGCGTTGATCTGCTCGATATTCGCTGTGGTGAAACGGTTCTCGTCTGTGCCGAGCTCAAGGGTGTAGATGCCTTCGGAGCGCTGCAAAGCTGGCATGTGTCGCTACCTCAACTGTTCGAGAGCTGTCGCTACTTGCTCGGGGATGGGTACGGGGGTGCGGGCGTCGGAGTCCACGTAGACATGGACGAACCGGCCCAGGGCGCGGGGAGTGTCCTCGACCACGCCGTCGACAACCGTGAACACCGCGAGCTTGTAGATGACGCTGCTGCGGCCGCGGTGTTCCAGGGCCAGTCCGATGGACAGCTCGTCGGGGAAGGATACCTCGGCCAGATACTTGCAGGAGGTTTCGGCGACGACGCCGATGGCGGGCAGGTCGCGGATATCGCACCCGGCGGCATCCATCAGCCAGCCGTTGACGGCGGTATCGAACCAGGCGTAGTAGACGACGTTGTTGACGTGTCCGTACACATCGTTGTCGGCCCAACGTGTTTGGTGCAGACGGTGTACCGGGAAGTCTGCTTTGGTGGGCAGCTCTGGCTTGGTCATGCCGTCACCGGGCCGGGGCGCAGGATCTGTCGAACAGCCTGGCCATCGGCCAGGGCGTCGAGCGCGATGTTGATGTCGTCCAACGGCAGGTCATCGGACTTGAGCTTCTCCACTGGCAGTCGCCCGGCCCGCCACAGCGCGAGCATTGCCGGGATGTCCTGTTGCGGCTGCGCCGATCCCATGTACGAGCCCAGGATGCTGCGGCCCTCGGCAACAATGCTCAACGCGGGCAGGGTAATTCGTGCATCGGGATGCGGCAGTCCCACCGACACGGTGCCTCCGCCGCGGCCGGTGAGCGCGTAGGCCTGTTCCAGCACCGCCGCCGACCCGACGACCTCGAATACCCAATCGTGACCGCCGGGGGCTTCATCCGGCGCGCAGGCGCGCGTCGCTCCGAGTTCAAGGGCCAGTTCGCGTTTGGCGGGT is a window from the Mycobacteroides salmoniphilum genome containing:
- the yaaA gene encoding peroxide stress protein YaaA, translating into MIVLLPPSETKREGGDHTPLRLDELATPSLNPLREVLVDELVDLAANPQACRKALGISASQDAEIQRNAELRSSPTMPALHRYTGVLYDALNVTSLRGASATRARERLAVGSALFGLLRADDPVPAYRLSASSKLPGKPSLSARWKPVLEPVLAELAANELIVDLRSGSYAGLGRLPHAVTVDCLTEHPDGRRTVITHFNKAHKGKLARILAGSRAEPSDAAAVATVARRAGLHIERDGNALTIIVSQ
- a CDS encoding DUF779 domain-containing protein, which codes for MINRVELTPAAAELLASLVNTHGPVMFHQSGGCCDGSAPMCYLRGEFRVGASDVLLGEVSGDTPFWMSADQFEYWSHTHLTVDVVPGRGSGFSLEAPEGVRFLIRSRLFTDDEMLALANQPVRTGADG
- a CDS encoding VOC family protein; the encoded protein is MPTREETPLGAPAWIDLASSDLEKSKAFYGALFGWTLQEAGPEYGGYVNAHKDGKAVAGMIAKNPEWNAPDGWTTYFATDDINATLQKVADNGGGNCMQAMEVPQLGYMGIFGDPSGAVVGLWQPLAHKGFQLVAEAGAPVWHELNTREYDKAVDFYTKVLGWNTKVEGDSDEFRYACAQHDGEPIAGVNDATVGQWTLPEGAPAHWAVYFGTDDTDASAAKVTELGGVVLTAAQDTPYGRMALVQDTTGGTFWLCSVDS
- a CDS encoding MDR family MFS transporter; protein product: MISVQRRNLIFVAVLLGMLLAALDGTIVATALPTVVADLGDAGHQSWVVTSYLLASTVATAVMGKFGDLFGRRAVFMSCIVIFAAGSLLCGMAGSMAMLVGARAIQGLGSGGLMVTATALIGEIIPMRERGRYQGMLGAVFGVTTVIGPLLGGLFTDHLGWRWAFYINLPISVVVIVVAAGAIPALAKATRPVIDYRGIVLIGLGASALTLATSWGGTTYPWSSPTIIGLFVGSAAAIALFVWVESRVSEPILPPRLFRDPVFTICCVLSFVVGFAMLGVMTYLPTFMQFVNGVSATVSGLRTLPMVAGMLITSTGTGILVGRTGKYKRYPVAGTATMAIALVLLSRMDNSTPFILQSLYLLILGVGIGASMQVLTLIVQNTARFDDLGVATSGVTFFRTIGSSFGAAIFGSLFSNFLTREISSVKVPPEATQSPQALHALPHDAAIPVINAYADSLDLVFLCATPVAVIGFVVALFLKEVPLRGTDSALAADMGEGFGMPNSISPDKLLEIAISNAMRGFPHIGLRKLREHADVSMPIAPLWALVQANRFLRATGSAEVSRIAQWYRIPPEVIDPAFNELVENGYALRTNDHVWLTDPGRQEVDKISEAINQYLVERLSRTPDFEDRADREQIQAALERISRRIVTDTDWRENPISALPGAAPAR
- the adh gene encoding aldehyde dehydrogenase; this translates as MKHAAPGTEGSAVTFAPRYDNFIGGEWVAPSDGRYFDNSSPIDGKVFTQVARSTAPDIEKALDAAHAAAEAWGKTSPADRSNTLLRVADRMEQNIEKLAVAETWDNGKPIRESLNADIPLAIDHFRYFAGVLRAQEGSISEIDHDTVAYHFHEPLGVVGQIIPWNFPLLMAIWKLAPALAAGNCVVLKPAEQTPVSILVLMELIADLLPPGIVNVVNGFGVEAGKPLASSPRIAKIAFTGETTTGRLIMQYATENIIPVTLELGGKSPNIFMPDVMAADDAFLDKALEGFTMFALNQGEVCTCPSRALVHSSIYDEFIARAITRVEAIVGGDPLDEDTMIGAQASNDQYEKILSYIDIGRQEGAQVLTGGDARKVSEYPDGAYIQPTVFAGTNSMRIFQEEIFGPVLSVAKFDSLDEALKIANDTLYGLGAGVWSRDMTNAYRLGRGIKAGRVWTNCYHQYPAHAAFGGYKKSGIGRENHKMMLDHYQQTKNLLVSYSPDAAGFF